From the genome of Amia ocellicauda isolate fAmiCal2 chromosome 14, fAmiCal2.hap1, whole genome shotgun sequence, one region includes:
- the riiad1 gene encoding RIIa domain-containing protein 1, producing the protein MAQSSGLERPDIGALNPEQQERLRQFKIKTRIANETYVRSHPEVELLLSEFLREVFLKRPVDIREFAADHFTDPDLPDRVRVKLEKASE; encoded by the exons ATGGCGCAGAGCAGCGGCCTAGAGCGGCCTGACATCGGCGCCCTGAACCCCGAGCAACAGGAGAGACTGCGGCAGTTCAAG ataaAAACAAGAATCGCTAATGAGACATATGTAAGATCTCACCCAGAGGTCGAGCTACTTCTGAGTGAGTTTTTAAG AGAAGTTTTCTTGAAGAGACCAGTGGACATTCGAGAATTTGCTGCAG ATCATTTCACTGACCCGGACTTGCCGGACAGAGTGCGCGTGAAACTGGAGAAGGCTTCAGAGTGA